TGGGGATATCTCGCAAACGCTTTATCGGGTCGCTTGCCGCGCAGCCCGATCCGCGGCAGCGTGATCCCGGCTCGCTTGCCGTGACGCTTGCGGCGACCGGGCAGGGTGTGCAGATGCATCGTGTGCATGATGTGGCAACCGCCGCACAGGGATTGGCGTTGTGGAATGCAGTGACGGGAAGGATGACGGAATGACGCGGAAGCTGTTCGGAACGGATGGAGTCAGGGGCAGGGCCAACAGCGACCCGATGACGGCAGAGATGGCCCTGCGGCTTGGCGCTGCGGCCGGTCGCTATTTCCGGCGTGACGGGCGCAACGGACACCGCGTGGTGATCGGAAAAGATACAAGGCTTTCCGGCTATATGCTGGAAAATGCGCTGACTGCGGGGCTGACCTCTACCGGCATGAATGTGCTGTTGCTGGGGCCGGTGCCGACTCCGGCGGTCGGCTTCCTGACCCGCTCCATGAGGGCGGATCTGGGCATCATGATCTCGGCCAGCCATAACCCTGCGGATGATAACGGCATCAAGTTCTTCGGCCCGGACGGGTTCAAGCTGTCCGATGATGCCGAATCTGAGATCGAGCGGATCCTGTCCGGCCAGATCCGCCCCGCAGAGCCTGCCCGCATCGGACGGGCGCGGCGCATCGATGACGGGCGCGGGCGCTATGTCGAATATGCCAAGACGACTTTCCCCGCCGGTCAGAGGCTGGACGGGCTGCGCGTCGTGGTGGATTGCGCGAACGGGGCCGCCTATCGTGCCGCGCCGGATGTGCTGTATGAGCTGGGTGCCGATGTCGTGTCCCTCGGGGTAGAGCCGGACGGGCGGAACATCAATGACGGGGTCGGCTCGACCCATCCTCAGGCTGCCGCTCAGATGGTGCTGGACAGGCGGGCGGATCTTGGGATCTGTCTCGACGGCGATGCGGACCGCGTGGTGATTATCGACGAGAAGGGCCGGATCGCGGATGGCGATCAGCTTATGGCGCTGATGGCCGGAAGATGGGCCGCGCAGGAACGGCTGAAGGGCGGGGCGCTTGTCGCGACGGTTATGTCCAATCTCGGGCTTGAGCGCTATCTTCAGTCACGCAAGCTGCGGCTGGAGCGGACGAAGGTCGGCGACCGCTATGTTGTCGAGCGGATGCGCGAAGGTGGCTTCAATCTGGGCGGAGAGCAGTCGGGCCATATCGTCATGACCGATTATGCCACAACCGGAGACGGGCTGATCGCCGGTCTGCAATTCCTCTCCGCAA
This sequence is a window from Paracoccus aerodenitrificans. Protein-coding genes within it:
- the glmM gene encoding phosphoglucosamine mutase; translation: MTRKLFGTDGVRGRANSDPMTAEMALRLGAAAGRYFRRDGRNGHRVVIGKDTRLSGYMLENALTAGLTSTGMNVLLLGPVPTPAVGFLTRSMRADLGIMISASHNPADDNGIKFFGPDGFKLSDDAESEIERILSGQIRPAEPARIGRARRIDDGRGRYVEYAKTTFPAGQRLDGLRVVVDCANGAAYRAAPDVLYELGADVVSLGVEPDGRNINDGVGSTHPQAAAQMVLDRRADLGICLDGDADRVVIIDEKGRIADGDQLMALMAGRWAAQERLKGGALVATVMSNLGLERYLQSRKLRLERTKVGDRYVVERMREGGFNLGGEQSGHIVMTDYATTGDGLIAGLQFLSAMADTGKTASELSHQFDPVPQLLKNVRYAAGKDPLAAGNVQKAITDGETRLNGSGRVLIRKSGTEPLIRVMAEAEDEAMLREVVDSIVSAVEDAA